A single Candidatus Rubidus massiliensis DNA region contains:
- the hemN gene encoding Oxygen-independent coproporphyrinogen-III oxidase 1, translated as MLDPISLYIHIPFCSKKCHYCHFYVIEHSQSFVDSYIEAITKEIALYKDVLKNHPIASIYFGGGTPSRLQVQEIEKIIHSILAYVTLCDSCELTIEVNPEDVNLPFVKAIKGIGFNRVSMGVQSFHESHLIQLGRTHNANKAESAVNDLYNGGFDNISIDLMYDLPYQIKEDWEKTVLRAVELPITHLSLYNLTIEPQTLFFKNKKILEPHLPDENLSLYFYKHAVDAFSKNGLEQYEISAFAKNKKYSIHNLGYWTGRPFLGLGPSAFSYWEGKRFKNVSHLKKYHDLLKESILPIDFTEKLEYEAKWRELFTIQLRLKIGINLEDFEKKNGPSPTNFSKELLALRTDGFISFTNNQCQLTEKGFLFYDYIASELI; from the coding sequence ATGTTAGATCCTATAAGTTTATATATACATATACCGTTTTGTTCTAAAAAATGTCACTATTGCCATTTTTACGTAATAGAACATTCTCAAAGTTTTGTCGACTCTTACATAGAAGCTATTACAAAAGAAATTGCCTTATATAAAGATGTTTTAAAAAACCATCCTATAGCATCCATTTATTTTGGGGGAGGTACACCGAGTCGATTACAAGTGCAAGAAATTGAAAAAATTATTCATTCTATTTTAGCGTATGTAACACTTTGCGATTCTTGTGAACTAACTATTGAAGTTAATCCTGAAGATGTAAATTTGCCCTTTGTTAAAGCAATTAAAGGGATAGGATTTAATCGTGTGAGCATGGGTGTACAATCCTTTCATGAATCTCACTTAATTCAGCTTGGTAGAACGCACAACGCTAATAAAGCTGAGTCGGCGGTTAACGATCTTTATAATGGGGGATTCGATAACATATCTATCGACCTAATGTATGATTTGCCCTATCAAATAAAAGAAGATTGGGAAAAAACAGTTTTAAGAGCTGTTGAACTTCCCATTACTCATTTATCCCTCTATAATCTTACCATTGAGCCCCAAACCCTTTTTTTTAAAAATAAAAAAATATTAGAACCACACTTACCTGATGAAAATTTAAGTTTATATTTTTATAAACATGCGGTTGATGCTTTTTCAAAAAATGGATTAGAGCAATATGAAATTTCAGCTTTTGCTAAAAATAAAAAATATTCGATCCATAATCTCGGTTATTGGACAGGAAGACCTTTCTTAGGGTTAGGCCCGTCAGCTTTTAGCTATTGGGAAGGTAAACGTTTTAAAAATGTATCTCACCTTAAAAAATATCATGATCTTTTAAAGGAAAGCATTTTGCCAATAGATTTTACCGAAAAATTAGAATATGAAGCTAAGTGGCGTGAGCTTTTTACCATACAATTGCGTTTAAAAATAGGTATAAACCTCGAAGATTTTGAAAAGAAGAATGGTCCATCTCCAACTAATTTTTCAAAGGAATTACTAGCTTTGCGTACAGATGGTTTTATAAGTTTTACTAATAATCAGTGTCAATTAACTGAAAAAGGGTTTCTTTTTTACGATTATATAGCATCAGAACTCATTTAG
- the rsmI gene encoding Ribosomal RNA small subunit methyltransferase I, translated as MEKIVKPALLLLPNLIGDHKYHQSFLPSSVDKAVETIDGLIAESETEGRRFLDRFTTKKPSREIPIALLNEHTKENDFDFLLEPIKNGERWGLVSDAGLPCVCDPGSKLVKRAKQIGIIVQAFVGPSSIMLALMLSGFNGQKFTFHGYLDPTPENRKKQIINLEKNAKNDESTQIFIETPYRNKYVLEALINTLQDNTWVCIAYDLTMATQSILSYPISVWKKMPLPNLEKKPCVFLISKE; from the coding sequence ATGGAAAAAATAGTTAAACCTGCCTTATTGCTATTGCCTAATTTAATTGGCGATCATAAATACCATCAATCATTTCTACCAAGTAGCGTCGATAAAGCCGTTGAAACGATAGATGGATTGATTGCTGAGAGTGAGACAGAAGGTCGAAGATTTTTAGATCGTTTTACCACAAAAAAACCTTCTAGAGAAATCCCTATAGCTTTACTCAATGAACATACGAAAGAAAATGATTTTGATTTTCTCTTAGAACCTATAAAAAACGGAGAACGATGGGGATTAGTTAGTGATGCCGGACTTCCCTGCGTTTGTGATCCAGGTAGTAAACTTGTAAAGCGTGCAAAACAAATTGGGATTATTGTTCAAGCTTTTGTTGGACCATCATCAATTATGTTAGCTTTAATGTTATCAGGTTTCAATGGTCAAAAATTCACCTTTCACGGTTACTTAGATCCAACACCTGAAAATAGAAAAAAACAAATCATTAATTTAGAAAAAAATGCAAAAAACGATGAGAGCACTCAAATTTTTATTGAAACACCTTATCGTAATAAATATGTTTTAGAAGCGCTTATTAATACTTTACAAGATAACACTTGGGTATGCATAGCGTATGATTTAACAATGGCGACTCAAAGCATTTTGTCGTACCCAATTAGTGTTTGGAAGAAAATGCCTTTGCCAAATTTAGAAAAAAAACCCTGCGTTTTTTTAATTAGTAAAGAATAA